In one window of Balaenoptera musculus isolate JJ_BM4_2016_0621 chromosome 10, mBalMus1.pri.v3, whole genome shotgun sequence DNA:
- the LOC118902397 gene encoding olfactory receptor 9K2 translates to MADRGTSNRSEVTDFILVGFRVRPELHILLFLLFLLVYAMILLGNVGMMVIIMTDPRLNTPMYFFLGNLSFIDLFCSSVIVPKAMINFWSESKSISFAGCVTQLFLFALFIVTEGFLLAAMAYDRFTAICSPLLYSVHMSARLCAQLVAGSYFCGCISSVLQTSMTFTLSFCASRAIDHFYCDTRPLERLSCSDLFIHKVVSFSLSGIIILPTIIVIIVSYLYIVSTVLKIPSPEGRKKAFATCSSHLGVVGVLYGAVFFMYLTPDRYPELSKVASLCYTLVTPMLNPLIYSLRNKDVKEALNKLLEKKSTIL, encoded by the coding sequence ATGGCTGACAGGGGAACAAGCAATCGCTCAGAAGTGACTGACTTCATCCTTGTAGGCTTCAGGGTCCGCCCAGAGCTCCACATTCTCCTCTTCCTGCTATTTCTGCTTGTCTATGCCATGATCCTCCTAGGGAATGTTGGCATGATGGTCATCATTATGACCGATCCCCGGCTGAACACGCCAATGTATTTCTTCCTGGGCAACCTCTCCTTCATTGATCTCTTCTGTTCATCTGTTATTGTACCCAAGGCGATGATCAACTTCTGGTCTGAGAGCAAGTCCATCTCCTTTGCAGGCTGTGTGACGCAGCTCTTTCTCTTTGCCCTCTTCATCGTGACTGAGGGATTTCTCCTGGCAGCCATGGCTTACGACCGCTTCACTGCCATCTGCAGCCCCCTCCTCTACTCTGTCCACATGTCAGCACGTCTCTGTGCTCAGTTGGTGGCTGGTTCCTATTTTTGTGGCTGCATCAGCTCAGTTCTTCAGACCAGCATGACATTTACTTTATCCTTTTGTGCTTCTCGGGCCATTGACCACTTTTACTGTGATACTCGCCCACTTGAGAGACTATCTTGTTCTGACCTCTTCATCCATAAAGTGGTTTCTTTCTCCTTATCTGGCATCATTATCTTGCCTACCATCATAGTTATTATTGTTTCTTATTTGTATATTGTGTCCACAGTTCTAAAGATACCCTCCCCTGAGGGACGTAAGAAAGCCTTCGCCACCTGCAGCTCTCACCTGGGAGTCGTGGGTGTACTGTATGGtgctgtattttttatgtatctcACTCCTGACAGATATCCTGAGCTGAGTAAAGTGGCCTCATTATGTTACACCCTAGTCACTCCCATGTTGAATcctttgatttactctttgagaAACAAAGATGTCAAAGAGGCTCTAAACAAACTTTTGGAGAAGAAAAGTACTATTCTGTga
- the LOC118902776 gene encoding olfactory receptor 9K2-like: MADRGTSNRSEVTDFILVGFRVRPELHILLFLLFLLVYAMILLGNVGMMVIIMTDPRLNTPMYFFLGNLSFIDLFCSSVIVPKAMINFWSESKSISFAGCVTQLFLFALFIVTEGFLLAAMAYDRFTAICSPLLYSVHTSARLCAQLVAGSHFCGCISSVLQTSMTFTLSFCASRAIDHFYCDTRPLERLSCSDLFVHKVVSFSLSGIIILPTIIVIIVSYLYIVSTVLKIPSPEGRKKAFSACSSHLGVVGVLYGAVFFMYLTPDRYPELSKVASLCYTLVTPMLNPLIYSLRNKDVKEALRKILGEKIFLFNSI, encoded by the coding sequence ATGGCTGACAGGGGAACAAGCAATCGCTCAGAAGTGACTGACTTCATCCTTGTAGGCTTCAGGGTCCGCCCAGAGCTCCACATTCTCCTCTTCCTGCTATTTCTGCTTGTCTATGCCATGATCCTCCTAGGGAATGTTGGCATGATGGTCATCATTATGACCGATCCCCGGCTGAACACGCCAATGTATTTCTTCCTGGGCAACCTCTCCTTCATTGATCTCTTCTGTTCATCTGTTATTGTACCCAAGGCGATGATCAACTTCTGGTCTGAGAGCAAGTCCATCTCCTTTGCAGGCTGTGTGACGCAGCTCTTTCTCTTTGCCCTCTTCATCGTGACTGAGGGATTTCTCCTGGCAGCCATGGCTTACGACCGCTTCACTGCCATCTGCAGCCCCCTCCTCTACTCTGTCCACACGTCAGCACGTCTCTGTGCTCAGTTGGTGGCTGGTTCCCATTTTTGTGGCTGCATCAGCTCAGTTCTTCAGACCAGCATGACATTTACTTTATCCTTTTGTGCTTCTCGGGCCATTGACCACTTTTACTGTGATACTCGCCCACTTGAGAGACTATCTTGTTCTGACCTCTTCGTCCATAAAGTGGTTTCTTTCTCCTTATCTGGCATCATTATCTTGCCTACCATCATAGTTATTATTGTTTCTTATTTGTATATTGTGTCCACAGTTCTAAAGATACCCTCCCCTGAGGGACGTAAGAAAGCCTTCTCCGCCTGCAGCTCTCACCTGGGAGTCGTGGGTGTACTGTATGGtgctgtattttttatgtatctcACTCCTGACAGATATCCTGAGCTGAGTAAAGTGGCCTCATTATGTTACACCCTAGTCACTCCCATGTTGAATcctttgatttactctttgagaAACAAAGATGTCAAAGAGGCTCTGAGGAAGATCCTGggggaaaagatatttttatttaattctatttga